A single genomic interval of Mucilaginibacter boryungensis harbors:
- a CDS encoding DMT family transporter, producing MPEHSSPAGINKNLVILHFTVFIWGFTSILGKLISVSAVSLVWYRVLIAFISLFLYFKFNRTDIKVSRQSFLRLFFTGALVGGHWILFFQAIKSSTVPVTLVCLSSMTLFTAFFEPLFNKKKISKLEILAGILIIIGILIIFKFETRYTKGIIFGLLSAAFASLFGIINSKQVKVIAAPVIAFYELMGALCWITIFIFATTGFTKSMALHTSDVAYLVLLGTICTSLAYVAGVSVMREISAFKVALITNLEPVYGILMSFIFFGENDKMKLGFWVGALIILSTIFLFPVAQKRIVQYKSR from the coding sequence ATGCCTGAGCACTCCAGTCCTGCAGGTATCAATAAAAACCTGGTCATCCTTCACTTTACAGTTTTTATATGGGGGTTTACCAGTATATTAGGTAAGCTTATTTCAGTGTCTGCAGTATCGCTGGTATGGTACCGTGTACTCATCGCCTTTATCAGCTTATTCCTTTATTTTAAATTTAACCGTACCGATATCAAGGTTAGCAGGCAATCGTTTTTACGGTTGTTTTTTACCGGCGCTTTAGTGGGCGGCCACTGGATATTATTCTTCCAGGCCATCAAATCATCCACTGTCCCGGTAACGCTGGTATGCCTTTCGTCCATGACTTTGTTTACTGCTTTCTTTGAACCATTGTTCAATAAAAAGAAGATATCCAAACTGGAGATCCTGGCCGGTATCCTTATAATCATCGGCATCCTTATCATTTTTAAATTTGAGACCCGGTACACTAAGGGTATTATTTTCGGCTTGTTAAGTGCCGCTTTTGCCAGCCTTTTCGGCATTATAAACTCTAAGCAGGTTAAAGTAATTGCCGCCCCGGTAATTGCATTTTACGAATTAATGGGCGCCCTTTGCTGGATCACTATCTTCATTTTCGCCACGACAGGTTTTACTAAAAGCATGGCTTTGCACACCAGTGATGTGGCTTACCTGGTATTACTGGGAACCATTTGCACTTCATTGGCTTACGTTGCAGGGGTATCTGTAATGCGTGAGATATCGGCTTTTAAAGTTGCACTCATTACCAATCTCGAGCCGGTTTATGGTATCCTGATGTCGTTCATTTTCTTTGGCGAGAACGATAAAATGAAGCTTGGGTTTTGGGTTGGCGCACTGATAATTTTGTCCACCATCTTCCTGTTTCCGGTTGCTCAAAAACGTATTGTACAATATAAATCGCGTTAA